The window CCAACATCGATTACTTTATAACCGTTGTTGCTCAATATAATATCTACAAGATTTTTTCCAATATCATGCACATCGCCTTTAACAGTCGCAAGGACGATTTTACCTTTACCCGAATCATCCTCTTTTTTCTCCATATACTGCTCCAAGTATGCAACAGAGGCTTTCATTACCCCTGCACTTTGAAGAACTTCGGCAACTATTAACTGATTGTCATTAAACAGTCGCCCTACCTCGGCCATACCCTTCATCAATGGACCATTTATGACGTCTAGTGGTGCATCATACATTTGAAGTGCGGCTTCTAAATCTGCGATAAGCCCTTCCTTAGTTCCTTCAATAACGTAATAGGCAAGACGCTCGGGGACAGTTTTTGGAATATCATCCTCAGTCTTTTCTTTCTTTTTGTCCCGGTAAAAATCTGTGAAATCAGCAAGTGTTTGATCAGTCGTTGTAAATAATAGCTCATTAGCCATATCGATTTCCTCTTTAGGAATAGAAGCATATCTTTCAAGCTTTTCTGTATTTACAATTGCGTAATCCAGTCCCGCCTGTGTGCAATGGTATAAGTAGACAGCATTCAATACTTCACGACCAACAGGTGGAAGACCAAATGATACATTACTTACTCCTAAAATAGTTAGAGCTCGTGGCAATTTTTCTTTTATTAGACGAATACCTTCGATCGTTTCTACTGCCGACCCGATATATTGTTGGTCCCCTGTTCCGACTGGGAATACAAGTGGATCAAAAATTATATCCTCAGGCGCAAGTCCCCATTTATTTACTAATAAATCATAAGAACGCTGTGCGATTTCAAGCTTCCGCTGTCTCGTAACAGCCATTCCTAATTCATCGATCGTTCCAACTACTACTGCCGCACCGTATTTTTTCACTAGAGGCATTACTGCTTCAAATCGCTCTTCCCCATCCTCTAAGTTAATCGAGTTAATAATTGTCTTTCCTTGGGAATATTTAAGTGCTACTTCGATTACCTTTTCATCCGTCGAATCAATAACAAGAGGTACTTTAACTTTTTTTACTACTTCTTTCATGAAGTTAGTCATGTCCTCTAGTTCATCACGGTCAGGATTTGCAAGGCAAATATCAATAACATGCGCCCCACCTTTAACCTGTGCTCGCGCAATTTCAGATGCTTCTTCAAACTTTTCATCTACGATTAATCGTTTAAACTTTCGAGAGCCAATTACATTTGTACGCTCCCCGATGAATAACGGACGCATCGATTCATCGTATTGAAGGGGTTCTATACCGGAAACGACGTGCCCTTGACGACGCCCCGTCTCTACCGGTTTCCGCGGAGCAAGATCCTTCACTTCTTCACGTACTGCCCTGATATGAGCAGGAGTCGTGCCACAGCATCCACCTACTACATTCAACCATCCTTTTTCCGCAAAGCCACGGAGCTTTTTAGAAAGTGATTCTGGCGATTCATGATAATGCCCTTCTTCGTCTGGCAAGCCTGCATTTGGATAACAGCTAACATACCCGTCCGATAACTCAGATAGCGACCGAATATGATCTGTCATAAATTCTGGCCCTGTCGCACAATTCAAGCCAACTGAAAGTGGTTTAATATGTTCGATTGAAATATAAAAGGCTTCAATGCTTTGCCCTGCAAGGGTCGTTCCCATTGGTTCGATGGTTCCTGAAATCATAATAGGTAGCTCTTTCTTCAGCACCTCAAATGCCTGTTTGATACCTATTGTTGCAGCTTTAACGTTCAGCATATCCTGGCTTGTTTCCAGTAGGATAACATCTACTCCACCTTCTACTAAAGCCTTCGCCTGCACATAAAAATCGTTAGTAAGTTCATCAAATGTTATACCACCAGTGACCGACAATGTTTTTGTCGTCGGTCCAATTGCCCCTGCTACAAACCGTGGCCAATCAGATGTAGAGAATTCCTTTGCACATGTTTTAGCAAGTTTTGCTGCACAAAAGTTGATATCATGTGCTTGATCACCTAGATCATATTCATTCAATACGACCGGGGTTCCACCAAATGTATTCGTACAAATAATATCAGCACCAGCCGCTAAATATTCACGATGGACTTGTTCAATAACATCCGGTTTAACGATATTTAAATATTCATTACAGCCGTCGTATTCTTCTCCACCGAAATCTTCGGGACTAAGATCCGCATTTTGAATCATCGTTCCCATCGCACCATCAATAATTAGAATTCTCTCATGGAGTTGCTGCTCAATTAGATGTTTGGACATAGCTGAATTCTCTCTCTTTCTTACGATCAATTTCTTGAATATAATGAATTAACTCGAGGGACATATCGTATCTGAAAAATGGCGTAATAATATAAATGCCGTTAAATAGTTCTGCTGCTGTATCAATTAATTCCTTCGATATTTGGATACCTTCTGCAGTAGCACGCTCTCGATCTTCTCCACATAAACGCATACGTTCCAGCACTTCTTCGGACAATTTAATGCCCGGCACTTCATTGTGAAGAAATTCTGAATTTCGACTATTAGTCAGTGGCATAATGCCGATGAAAATAGGAGTCGATAAATGCTTGGTCGCTTCATATATTTCATGAATTTTTTCTTTCGAGTACACAGGTTGTGTGATGAAATAATCCGCTCCACATTCGATTTTCTTCTCTAGTCGCTTCACAGCGCGGTCAAGCACTCGAACATTTGGATTAAACGCGGCAGCTACAGAGAAGTTAGCTTTTTTACGAAGTGACTTTCCTGAGAAAGAAATACCTTCGTTTAATTGTTTTATTAGCTGAAGTAGTTCTAGACTAGAAACATCATAAACACTCGTTGCACCTGGGAAATCACCAATTTTCGTTGGGTCTCCTGTTACAGCAAGAATATCACGAATCCCAAGCGCATCCAGTCCCATTAAATGAGATTGGAGACCGATTAAATTACGGTCACGGCATGTAATATGAGCAAGGGGACGAATATTTTTTTCATACTTTAACATTGAACCCATTGCCATATTGCTAATACGTGGGGAGGCTAATGAATTGTCCGCCATCGTCACTGCATCAACTCCAGTAGCGTATAGCTGTTCCGCACCTTCCATAAACGTTGCCGTATCAAGATGACGAGGGGTGTCTAATTCAACAATAATCGTCCGTTCTGTTTTAGCTTTTTCATGAAGGGGTTGTGTGTTAGTCGGCTTGGCATCTTGAATAATAATAGGCTTTCTTGTCTCTACAACCTTACTAGTAATAGGTATTAAATGACCAATATGTTTTTTCACTGCTTCGATATGCTTTGGTGTCGTCCCACAGCAGCCTCCTATTAAGCGGACTCCCGCATCCCTTAGGTGCAATGCTGCTTTACCGAAATAATCGGCATCGGACTCATAGACAATCCGTCCTTCATCTATATCAAGCAGACTCGCATTCGGATAAGCTGATAGGAATGCTTTTTCTGGAAGCTTTACTCCTTCAAATGCTTGAATTGTATGATGGGGACCTAGTCGACAGTTGACTCCCACGACATTTGCTCCGATTGACTCGAGCTGATGTAGCGCATCATTCAGAGGTAAGCCATTTTGCAAAATACCAGGCTCATGCATAGATACTTGGGCAATGATTGGAATATCAGTTAGTGTACGAAGATGAGTCACAGTAGTCTTTAATTCTTCCAAGTCATAATACGTTTCAAGTAACAAACCATCTGGATCTCCCGCTAACAACTGGATTGCCTGCTGATCGAGTGAATGGATAATCTCCTGAAGCGAGGCATCACTTTTCCGAATTCCTAGAATACCCCCGATCGTACCGAGGACAAATTGATTGCCTGGTGCAGCAGCTTTTTTGGCAATTTGGATTGCCGCTTCATTTATTTCTTTCACTTGGTTTTCTAATCCATAGCGTGCCAGCTTAATGGCATTCGCCCCATACGTATTCGTTTGAATAATATCCGCTCCGGCCGCAATATAGTCTTGATGAATCTTCTCAATAATTTCCGGCTTCTTAATATTCAATTCCTCATTGCAATAGTCAATTCCATACGAATAAAGAAGTGTTCCCATTGCCCCATCCGCTGTCAGTATAGACGTCTGTAATTTCTCTAATAAACCCATTTGTATCCATCCTCTCCCATATAAAAAAGCCTTCCATGAAAAGAAGGCTTTACGAGTATGCAAGATACCACCTTCTCATCTTTCAAACTTTTGCAAAGTCTGCTGGATTTAGCACCTGACCAATTAATTGGCTGGTTGCTGAAGCGTCGTAGGGCCAGTCCCTCGGCTTCTCTTGATAAGAATTTCACTATTCAATTTTCTATTAGACATATCGTACCTTTATTCAACTAAAGCGTCAAGATATGTTTTGAATTTTCTATACACTTCGAGCGAGAAAATAATGATTCGACCGATGTTGAGCGTTATTCAACCGATAATATTATATATTCGACCGATATGACCAACTATTCGACCGATTATCACTCACATTCAACCGATTCTTACTCGTATTCGACCGATTCCTGCTTTTACTTCCACTTCCATGTATAAATTGTGTTTTTACCATTTCCACTTTTCACTAAATTCATTGAGTTTAAGATTCGACAAGCAGATTGTGAAGTATCCAGATGAAGAAATTTCTTACATTGCCGATTCTTAATTGTCTTCCCAATTAAAACAAACCACTCTCGAATCGCTTTCTCATGTGCTAGCCTGTCTACATGACCACAACGCTTACAGTTCCAACCATTCTTCTTTTTCTCTATGCCAAACACTCCACATTTTTCACAGCACACTCCAGTGTGTAAATCATTTGGATGGATGCCCCACCGACTACACATTGGATATGGAAAGTAAGGTTTGTGACTTGTAACGATTTCTTTACTCAATGCATGCATATCATTGCTAGACATACACTGTTTTTCGAGAGGAATTTTACGTAAATAGACAGGAATTGTTTGATGAAGAATAGCATTATATTTTGTGGGAGGTTCTATAACTCTAACTTTGAAGTTTGTTAATACAATTACTCCGTAAATAGGAATTGTCACACTTCGTTGTTTCATCCATTCGTCGAGTAAATAAATATTACGTTCAATCTGTATCTCGGGACTCTCAAATACATCCACTTTACCTTCTTCATTTTCTCTTTCTAATTGATAAGGATTTTCCTTAAAGCTCAACTTCCCTCCTATATTCTTACTCTCTAAAACCACTGCAAAATGCTGCGTCAAAAACACTGTATCAATCTGAAATTTCCCATACGATTCCAAACTTACATCGTGCAACACCACATATTCAAACGGAAATGAATACTTATGAAACACCTCGTCCACTCGAAATTCCCCATGAATCCCTGCCATCGCCAAATGCATTTTCGAACGAATTAATTCCTTCAACTCATGCATCTCTGGCAATCGCCGATCCAATAGTTGCAACCCAAAATAGCTATACTCTTCAGTACGCACTTTCATTATCAATAGATCACCCCATCCGCATCGTATCACAACCTTAATAATTGTAAATTCCACCAAATAAGCAACTATTTCATTTTCCCCATAAAAAAAAGGACCAAAATTAAATTTTGGTCCAAAAACTTATTCAACTATTGAATTTACGATTTTTTCTGCAGTTTCTTTACCGTTTTTAATACAAGCGACAATTCCAACTCCGTAATAAGAACAGCCTGCCAGTACTACGTTTGGCATTGCATCAGTCATTTTAGCTGATAATGATTGAATTGCCTCACCGTGTGCTAAATGATAGTTTGGCATTTGATCGTTCCATTTCGTTACTTCTATTACTTTAGGCTTGCCCGTTAATTTCAAGCTCATTTCAATGTCTTGGAGTGCAACTTCTACTAGCTCGTCCTCCGTCATATTTTTCATGCTCTCGAAGAATGGGCTTGAGCTCTTGTAGAACATACGTACAAGTAATTGATTGTCCTTTGATGTATGTGTCCATTTACGGCTTGTCCACGTGCATGCATTACATTTCACATCACTATTTTCGGACACGATAAAACCAGTGCCCTCTGCTGGAAGCTGCCCGTCTGGTATATCAAAACCAAGATATACACTAATAAGTGATGAATTTTTCAGGCTGTTGAAATCAGTATCCAACTCTTCGTCTTGAAGAATTGCCTGAGCTACATGATGAGGAGTAGCAAGCACTACACTATCTGCTTCAATCGTGTCTCCATTAGTCAATAAAACGATATAACGGCCATCCTTCTTTTCAACTTTCTTCGTTGCCACACCCTTAATTATCGTTGTTTCACTAAGTACTTCCTCTAAGCGGTCAATCAGTGTAGAAAGTCCATTCTGAAAAGAGATAAATTTTTTATTTGCATTAGCTTGAAACTTCGCTTTATTTTCTTCAAGACCCTTAATAATACTGCCATACTTATTTTTGTAATCAATCAAATAAGGCAATGTTGTAGCAATAGTAAGCTTATGTAAATCTCCAGAATACACACCAGATAACACAGGCACAATTTGTTTTTCAACTAATTCTTTCCCTAAGAAATATTCCAAAAATGACCCGACTGAGCTTTCTTTAGTGAAGGTTTCATTTGGTAATTCCAAATCTTTTAATGCTTCTTTTTTCCCTCCTTCTGACACTAGAGTGCTGCTATTTAACGACTCAATACTTGTGGGAATACCGAATACAGTATCTGCCGGAATTGCATGTAACTCATTGTTTGTGTAAATGTATGAAATGCCCGTAGAGTTGTACACCTTTTCATCTTCTAGCTGTAGCTCTTCAATTAATTTTGTGATGGCTTCGTTTCTTGCTACGATTGAATCAGCTCCAACCTCCATAATGAAGTCATCCTCCTGCATCGTATGAATCTTGCCGCCTAAATACTCGTTTGCTTCAACTAATACTAACTCTATATCTAAAGACCTTTCGTTTTTAAGTTTTTGCAAATAATGCATAGTAGAAAGTCCTGTAATTCCCCCACCAATAACCACTACTTTTTTCAACGTAACCACTCCTTATTTCAATTCATACAACTAGTATAAGCGTTTTTGAAAATATCGGATATGATTTACATCACTGCTAGAAGGTAAATTATGTACAAATGGAGAAGTTAGCTCTAATGATATCGTTCAGTAGTAAATCTGTATAGGAGGAGATAATACGGATTCGTTGTCAGTATTACATTTCTAGGTTCTATCATTTTTAGTATTCTTAATCTTAAATAAAAGGACCAATTAGAGGGTCCTTTTATTTGAAAGATATCTCTCATCTAACTTTTTTCTCAACATAAAGATAGGTAGAACTTTTTCATTTGCTACAACTTCTAAAAAAATTCAAATACTTAGTCAAAAACCCTTATATATATATTTAACTTTACATATACTAAAATATAATTTAGTTAAAAATATTGGCTATGTTAAAGGTGCGGGTTGATTTTTCTTAGTTTGTGAAGTGTTACACTTAAACTAACGCAGCAGTTTAGTCGAATAAATAAAATTAGAAAAAAGCGGAACTCTAGTTTGTTTATATTCGTATAATTATTATGATTTGATTATTATGACACTTGAAAGGTGGATTTTTTATGTACAAAGTGAATGGTATAGAAGCTTATGAAGCACATAATCGAACTGAGTTATTAGCAGGTTTAGAGGCAAAATCTGAATATATCCTTATTAAAGGAGACTATTATAAAGAAGTAAGAAAGATTATGGATACTCATCTTCCAGAGAACGAAAGTATAGGAGTGGCATTAGGAAGCGCAGGTGTGTTATCAATTCTTAATTATGCAATAGATGCAGTAAGAAATTCATTCAGTAATGCAGATAAAATGGATAAAAAAATTGACAGAAAGTTAAATTCATTCAAGGTTAAAAAGATTACAGATGATGGTTTATTATTGAGCTTAAAGCAGTTAGATTATTAGAACTTGCATACATAGAACTATTTTTGATAGTTCTATGTGAATAAATACACTTAAACAAACGGGTGCTTTAGTAAAAACATACACCAAAGTAAAATGAGCGTGGAGATATATTTTCCAGCTCATTTTTTTATGTGCATTTCAAATCAACCTTTGCCTTTAACATAGCCAAAATATTTTATTAATTGGAGGGTATAGGAAATGAGCCTTTTAGATATTTATTTACAAAAAAACGGGAAGAAACGGTACGATGTATTCAAAAAAACGGGAATAAGTCAGCAAATGCTCGCAAGTGTAAACAAAAAAGATATAAGCAGTTATTCAGTTAAGACGATACAGGCAATCGCAAAAACAGTAGAGAAGAGTGTAGGTACTGTCTTAGAAGAGTTAGTACGGTTAGAACAAGAAAATGCATACTTTGAAGCATTTAATGTAGATGACTTACTATTAGCTTTAAAATAAAGAAACTTATATTGTAATCAAGGGTGAATATAAAAAGGAAATAGATCAATTTGCTGAAGCCCAGCTTTCAGAAACAGAAACTTTAAGGTTGGAATTAGGTTCTGCTGGAACAGTAACAATTTTAGCAGAAGCGATTTTTCAATTAGCAAACCTATTCAGTAATAAAGATGCTGAGCAAAAGAAAATTGAAAGCCAAATCCGTAAGTACAAAATAAAAAAAATTAATGAAAATGAACTACTATTGTATTTGCGTCAATTAGATTATTAATTTTTCTGTAGCATGCCTTTATTTTCTCCTGAATGCTCTATTCTACTAAAGCGCCTTGTTAGTAGAGGAAGTGTTACTTTTTAAGCTATCTAACAAAACATAGCCAAATATAACCCCAGCTATTGATGTGAATGTTATATCTCCTAACAACATAACCGCATTTGAAAACAACAAGTTAGTTCCGTAAGCAATAGCAAGAAGTGGAATCATTGCTATATAGAGAGATGGGATTCCAATTACGATGACCTTAATCCAATCAAACGACCATCTCTTTTTATCTTTAATTTCTAAAATCAATTTAGGTAATCGTAACAACATTCCAATAAAAATAGAGAAAAAACTTGCAAATGTTATATACGGTTTAAGATCAAATATAATTGCAGATTTTTCTCTTAATCTCATTTGATAATCCATACCAAAATAAAAAATAAATCCAATTACTACTGTGGAAAAGAAAATAAATAAAAACCTTTTCATTCTAGCTCCTCCTTCATTTTTGTACTTAAGCTACTTACCTTTTAAAACAGAAAAGGATAGACAAGCATATCAAAGTGCTATCTATCCCGTTTATTATATTTTTTTTAGCACAGCACGTATGGGACTTCCATCTGCTCCTTCAATTTTCAAGGGTAGAGCGATTAAATCGTAATCACCAGGCTCCACATTTTCCAACAAGAGATTTTCTATAATATGCACATCATTATTAAACAGGGAATGATGGGCTAATAGCTCCTTACTTTCTATATCATCAACTGATGGTTGATCCGTGCCGATTAGAAAAATACCCCTTTCCTTTAAAAAGGGTCCAATATTCTCCTTC is drawn from Psychrobacillus sp. INOP01 and contains these coding sequences:
- the metH gene encoding methionine synthase is translated as MSKHLIEQQLHERILIIDGAMGTMIQNADLSPEDFGGEEYDGCNEYLNIVKPDVIEQVHREYLAAGADIICTNTFGGTPVVLNEYDLGDQAHDINFCAAKLAKTCAKEFSTSDWPRFVAGAIGPTTKTLSVTGGITFDELTNDFYVQAKALVEGGVDVILLETSQDMLNVKAATIGIKQAFEVLKKELPIMISGTIEPMGTTLAGQSIEAFYISIEHIKPLSVGLNCATGPEFMTDHIRSLSELSDGYVSCYPNAGLPDEEGHYHESPESLSKKLRGFAEKGWLNVVGGCCGTTPAHIRAVREEVKDLAPRKPVETGRRQGHVVSGIEPLQYDESMRPLFIGERTNVIGSRKFKRLIVDEKFEEASEIARAQVKGGAHVIDICLANPDRDELEDMTNFMKEVVKKVKVPLVIDSTDEKVIEVALKYSQGKTIINSINLEDGEERFEAVMPLVKKYGAAVVVGTIDELGMAVTRQRKLEIAQRSYDLLVNKWGLAPEDIIFDPLVFPVGTGDQQYIGSAVETIEGIRLIKEKLPRALTILGVSNVSFGLPPVGREVLNAVYLYHCTQAGLDYAIVNTEKLERYASIPKEEIDMANELLFTTTDQTLADFTDFYRDKKKEKTEDDIPKTVPERLAYYVIEGTKEGLIADLEAALQMYDAPLDVINGPLMKGMAEVGRLFNDNQLIVAEVLQSAGVMKASVAYLEQYMEKKEDDSGKGKIVLATVKGDVHDIGKNLVDIILSNNGYKVIDVGIKVTPATLIEVIRKEKPDMIGLSGLLVKSAQQMVITAQDFKEAGIDVPILVGGAALSRRFTETKISAEYDGPVLYAKDAMQGLDLANRLQNEVDKETLLVELGIQQEKRKIAEANRSAKQAVAILEKPVKTVREDVQVYIPKDVRRHVLKDYSVSHLHPYVNMRTLIGHHLGLKGYSEKLLAESDERATGLHELVTGYLQSDILKPQGVYQFFPAQADGDDVIIYDPTDAKTVIERFTFPRQSALPFLCLADYLKPVDSGEMDYVALMLVTAGHGVRAAAAKLKDKGKFLESHALQATALELAEGFAERIHQEIRDQWGFPDATDFTMRDRFAAKYQGQRFSFGYPACPNLDDQAKLFGLIKPEVIGVELTEEFMMEPEASVSAIVFAHPDARYFVVD
- a CDS encoding bifunctional homocysteine S-methyltransferase/methylenetetrahydrofolate reductase; its protein translation is MGLLEKLQTSILTADGAMGTLLYSYGIDYCNEELNIKKPEIIEKIHQDYIAAGADIIQTNTYGANAIKLARYGLENQVKEINEAAIQIAKKAAAPGNQFVLGTIGGILGIRKSDASLQEIIHSLDQQAIQLLAGDPDGLLLETYYDLEELKTTVTHLRTLTDIPIIAQVSMHEPGILQNGLPLNDALHQLESIGANVVGVNCRLGPHHTIQAFEGVKLPEKAFLSAYPNASLLDIDEGRIVYESDADYFGKAALHLRDAGVRLIGGCCGTTPKHIEAVKKHIGHLIPITSKVVETRKPIIIQDAKPTNTQPLHEKAKTERTIIVELDTPRHLDTATFMEGAEQLYATGVDAVTMADNSLASPRISNMAMGSMLKYEKNIRPLAHITCRDRNLIGLQSHLMGLDALGIRDILAVTGDPTKIGDFPGATSVYDVSSLELLQLIKQLNEGISFSGKSLRKKANFSVAAAFNPNVRVLDRAVKRLEKKIECGADYFITQPVYSKEKIHEIYEATKHLSTPIFIGIMPLTNSRNSEFLHNEVPGIKLSEEVLERMRLCGEDRERATAEGIQISKELIDTAAELFNGIYIITPFFRYDMSLELIHYIQEIDRKKEREFSYVQTSN
- a CDS encoding nuclease-related domain-containing protein, whose amino-acid sequence is MKVRTEEYSYFGLQLLDRRLPEMHELKELIRSKMHLAMAGIHGEFRVDEVFHKYSFPFEYVVLHDVSLESYGKFQIDTVFLTQHFAVVLESKNIGGKLSFKENPYQLERENEEGKVDVFESPEIQIERNIYLLDEWMKQRSVTIPIYGVIVLTNFKVRVIEPPTKYNAILHQTIPVYLRKIPLEKQCMSSNDMHALSKEIVTSHKPYFPYPMCSRWGIHPNDLHTGVCCEKCGVFGIEKKKNGWNCKRCGHVDRLAHEKAIREWFVLIGKTIKNRQCKKFLHLDTSQSACRILNSMNLVKSGNGKNTIYTWKWK
- a CDS encoding protoporphyrinogen oxidase: MKKVVVIGGGITGLSTMHYLQKLKNERSLDIELVLVEANEYLGGKIHTMQEDDFIMEVGADSIVARNEAITKLIEELQLEDEKVYNSTGISYIYTNNELHAIPADTVFGIPTSIESLNSSTLVSEGGKKEALKDLELPNETFTKESSVGSFLEYFLGKELVEKQIVPVLSGVYSGDLHKLTIATTLPYLIDYKNKYGSIIKGLEENKAKFQANANKKFISFQNGLSTLIDRLEEVLSETTIIKGVATKKVEKKDGRYIVLLTNGDTIEADSVVLATPHHVAQAILQDEELDTDFNSLKNSSLISVYLGFDIPDGQLPAEGTGFIVSENSDVKCNACTWTSRKWTHTSKDNQLLVRMFYKSSSPFFESMKNMTEDELVEVALQDIEMSLKLTGKPKVIEVTKWNDQMPNYHLAHGEAIQSLSAKMTDAMPNVVLAGCSYYGVGIVACIKNGKETAEKIVNSIVE
- a CDS encoding helix-turn-helix domain-containing protein encodes the protein MSLLDIYLQKNGKKRYDVFKKTGISQQMLASVNKKDISSYSVKTIQAIAKTVEKSVGTVLEELVRLEQENAYFEAFNVDDLLLALK